A stretch of Vigna angularis cultivar LongXiaoDou No.4 chromosome 4, ASM1680809v1, whole genome shotgun sequence DNA encodes these proteins:
- the LOC108331393 gene encoding protein NRT1/ PTR FAMILY 5.1 gives MEERGYSLDGTVNLNGGPVLSSTTGKWKACIFILANQLFDRFAYFGVSANLVIYMTSELQKDMVSSVTSVNNWSGTAWITPVLGAYIADSYLGRFWTITFALLIYAIGMGLLVLTTALECFKPTCRNEICKASTTQLTLFYISIYTIALGSGIMKPNLSTFGADQFDDFRPNEKVLKVSFFNWWSFNTACGTLAATVFVVYIQERFGWGLGYGVSAIGFLLGAVSFFMGVPIYRHKSRQSKNHAKECFRVPMAAFRNRKLHLPSNPSELHEFALEHYIAAGRRQIYHTPRFRFLDKAAIKASRKDGSNPPCTVTQIETMKAVLGMIGIWLLTIIPSNFWAVEVTMFVKQGTTMDRNLGPNFQIPAASLWSFVVVTILICVPIYDCCFVPFMRRITGLHRGLKMLHRIGIGFSIQVLAAAVMYVVELERMEVIRKEHITTGTQVVPMTIFWLLPQHVLLGLANTFLMGGLLEFFYDQSPEQMKVLGTAFYTSTVAAGKYTNSLLVSVIDHFSMKITGKSWLGNNLNDSHMDYYYALLFVISALNLCLFLWVQRRYIYKKENETEVNGIQILKEET, from the exons ATGGAAGAGAGAGGTTACAGTTTAGATGGCACAGTGAATCTTAATGGAGGGCCTGTGCTTTCTTCTACAACTGGGAAATGGAAAGCTTGCATTTTCATTCTTG CAAACCAATTATTTGATAGATTTGCATACTTTGGGGTGAGTGCGAATTTGGTGATTTATATGACATCAGAGCTACAGAAAGACATGGTATCATCAGTAACAAGTGTGAATAACTGGTCAGGCACAGCATGGATCACTCCCGTGCTTGGTGCTTATATAGCAGATTCTTATTTGGGCCGTTTTTGGACTATCACTTTTGCCTTACTCATATATGCCATA GGAATGGGGCTGCTGGTTCTGACAACAGCACTGGAGTGCTTTAAGCCAACGTGTAGAAATGAAATTTGCAAAGCATCCACCACACAACTAACACTGTTCTACATATCAATATACACCATAGCCTTAGGCAGTGGAATAATGAAGCCGAACTTGTCAACTTTTGGTGCTGACCAATTTGATGACTTCAGACCAAACGAAAAAGTGCTTAAAGTTTCATTCTTCAACTGGTGGTCGTTTAACACTGCATGTGGGACTTTAGCTGCAACTGTGTTTGTGGTGTACATTCAAGAGAGATTTGGATGGGGATTGGGATATGGCGTATCGGCAATTGGTTTTCTACTGGGTGCTGTTAGCTTCTTTATGGGCGTCCCAATATACAGGCACAAATCAAGACAGAGTAAGAACCATGCAAAGGAATGTTTTAGAGTCCCCATGGCTGCTTTCAGAAACAGAAAGCTGCATCTTCCTAGTAACCCTTCTGAACTGCATGAGTTCGCCTTGGAACACTACATTGCAGCTGGAAGACGACAAATTTATCACACTCCTCGTTTCAG GTTCTTAGACAAGGCTGCAATAAAAGCAAGCAGAAAAGATGGGTCAAATCCCCCATGCACCGTGACTCAAATAGAGACGATGAAGGCCGTATTAGGAATGATTGGGATTTGGCTACTGACAATAATTCCAAGCAACTTCTGGGCAGTGGAAGTGACAATGTTTGTAAAGCAAGGAACAACAATGGATAGAAACCTTGGTCCAAACTTCCAAATACCAGCAGCATCCTTATGGAGTTTTGTTGTGGTCACCATTCTCATCTGTGTGCCCATTTACGACTGTTGCTTTGTACCATTCATGCGCAGAATAACCGGCCTTCACAGGGGCCTGAAAATGCTTCACAGAATTGGCATAGGATTTTCCATCCAAGTCTTGGCCGCAGCAGTGATGTATGTTGTAGAACTTGAAAGAATGGAAGTTATAAGAAAGGAACACATAACCACTGGGACACAAGTAGTTCCTATGACCATATTCTGGCTTTTGCCTCAACATGTTCTACTTGGTCTTGCAAACACTTTCCTTATGGGTGGATTGCTTGAATTCTTCTATGATCAATCCCCAGAACAAATGAAAGTCCTTGGCACAGCCTTCTACACTAGCACTGTAGCTGCTGGCAAATACACCAACAGTCTCCTCGTATCAGTCATAGATCACTTCTCAATGAAGATCACTGGTAAGAGCTGGCTAGGCAACAACTTGAATGATAGTCACATGGATTACTATTATGCTCTTCTTTTTGTGATATCTGCTCTTAATCTTTGTCTCTTTCTCTGGGTCCAAAGAAGGTACATTTACAAGAAAGAAAACGAAACTGAGGTCAATGGCATTCAGATTTTGAAAGAAGAGACATAA